In the genome of Bacteroidota bacterium, one region contains:
- a CDS encoding TonB-dependent receptor translates to MKFLRKAAFVLLSISVVWRGYAGTTGALAGKVTDVSTGEPLPGVNIVVVGSGRGGVTNTKGEFSITGITEGSYVLRASLIGYKAMETQKVQIDADQTTVFNFRLASTDIEVEGVTAFGERPIVDVRKLSGDQTFSKDKIEQLPNLKGVEDVLTLQAGVVKFGNQLFLRGGRANETQILIDGVPVSNVGGGGTATGTSSANEQLQQLYSGTGTAGGGALSVAANAIQSVSVSSSGLDAEYGNAQSGVVNITTKAGGERYSASGQFRTDGISAGGGQNERYYSANLGGPEPITSYLLPSMGVEVPGKLSFFMSADFNQQDGAYKFNQDQFYNPQRRKVKFGGIFGGLLGGLGFNYTDKQSNTYSFNTKLSYAVGESDQFSYSYRANIESRRSLYGNYSWRDLSDSLGTRLRLNTQNVVQWTHIIGLNTLLRGFVSRQETQEEYTIGDLNPAQYSTVTNLSDRDPNQDGFNDLGTGQSWSSNNTVLWNAKFDYSSQVHELHYLKTGIEYFYEQLRGTSISFPQAPFGERRRADSLSGGVGLYPGYGRGRWVTNAMPSRGGLYVQDNIEFGQGLLSIHVGIRYDWFYLGKQVFDQGPSGFVTRWEQATGLKATWLDNKSFFSQFTSGNFSPRLAIGYPVSQTTKFYFNYGHFLQHPDRDQLYRFPLLIDISGNYAGNPGLKPQRTVQYEAGFEQAIFDDLAIAIRGFYKDIFDYVAPLNTGQINLNVNLDYASARGFEIILNKALSDHYSGSIGYTFQIAKGRSSNPFAALNSPQLQGLPRETRLDYDQQHTLNLFVAYRVAPGEDYEVFGIPLDNWGASVTFNFGSGFPYTPYNRGRSLEDVYLLNTGNGPFTSELNLSLYKGFRVFDKLNLTVSLDVLNLLNRKNVDLNAGGFNSLTGRPILFGDYNPETGVIYPWGGFDGSQSLDARVPPYIFRAPRQIALGMKINWD, encoded by the coding sequence ATGAAATTCCTACGGAAAGCTGCGTTTGTTCTTCTGTCTATCAGTGTTGTGTGGAGAGGGTACGCGGGTACTACGGGAGCCCTTGCAGGAAAAGTAACCGACGTGTCAACAGGTGAACCACTCCCCGGTGTCAACATTGTGGTTGTGGGAAGCGGACGCGGCGGCGTCACCAACACGAAAGGTGAGTTTTCCATCACCGGTATTACGGAAGGTTCGTACGTTCTTCGTGCCTCGCTTATCGGGTATAAAGCGATGGAAACGCAGAAAGTGCAGATCGATGCTGACCAGACAACCGTGTTCAATTTCCGGCTGGCGAGCACCGATATCGAAGTGGAAGGCGTCACGGCATTTGGCGAAAGGCCAATCGTTGACGTTCGCAAGCTTTCAGGCGACCAGACCTTCAGCAAAGACAAAATCGAGCAATTACCCAACCTGAAGGGTGTTGAGGATGTGCTGACGCTTCAGGCCGGCGTAGTGAAGTTTGGCAACCAATTGTTCCTCCGTGGTGGTAGGGCGAACGAAACACAGATCCTTATTGACGGCGTGCCGGTGAGCAATGTGGGCGGTGGCGGTACGGCAACGGGAACGAGCAGCGCAAATGAGCAATTGCAACAATTGTACTCGGGAACCGGCACAGCGGGAGGTGGGGCATTGTCCGTGGCGGCAAACGCTATTCAGTCTGTTAGCGTTTCCAGCAGCGGCCTCGATGCCGAATACGGAAACGCGCAGTCGGGTGTGGTGAATATCACGACAAAGGCCGGTGGAGAAAGATATTCTGCTTCCGGTCAATTTCGAACGGATGGTATTTCAGCAGGCGGCGGTCAAAACGAACGTTACTATTCCGCCAATCTCGGTGGCCCGGAGCCCATCACGTCATATCTGCTTCCGTCAATGGGAGTAGAGGTGCCGGGCAAACTCTCATTCTTCATGAGTGCCGACTTTAACCAGCAGGATGGCGCATACAAGTTCAATCAAGATCAGTTTTATAATCCCCAGCGCCGGAAGGTGAAGTTTGGCGGAATTTTTGGCGGACTGTTGGGCGGTTTGGGGTTCAATTACACAGACAAACAATCCAACACATATTCATTTAACACCAAATTGTCGTATGCAGTCGGGGAGAGCGACCAGTTCTCTTATAGCTATCGTGCAAACATCGAATCGCGGCGGTCGCTTTACGGCAATTACAGTTGGCGGGATTTGTCGGATTCCTTGGGTACACGGCTGCGGCTTAATACGCAGAATGTTGTTCAGTGGACCCACATTATTGGTTTGAATACTCTTCTGCGGGGATTTGTCAGTCGGCAAGAGACACAGGAAGAATACACAATTGGAGACCTGAATCCCGCGCAATATTCCACTGTGACAAATCTCTCCGACCGCGACCCGAACCAGGATGGGTTCAACGATCTCGGAACCGGACAAAGCTGGAGCAGCAACAATACGGTATTGTGGAACGCAAAATTCGACTACAGCAGTCAAGTTCACGAATTGCATTATTTGAAAACCGGTATCGAGTACTTCTACGAACAGTTGCGCGGAACAAGTATTTCCTTCCCGCAAGCACCGTTCGGTGAACGACGGCGTGCAGACAGCCTGAGTGGTGGAGTAGGTTTATATCCGGGCTACGGCCGTGGCCGTTGGGTCACCAACGCCATGCCCAGCCGCGGTGGCCTTTATGTTCAGGACAATATCGAGTTCGGCCAGGGGCTTCTCTCGATCCATGTCGGAATTCGTTACGACTGGTTCTATCTCGGAAAACAGGTGTTTGACCAAGGGCCGTCAGGATTTGTAACGCGTTGGGAGCAAGCAACGGGCCTCAAAGCTACGTGGTTGGACAATAAGTCCTTCTTCTCACAATTTACGAGCGGGAACTTCAGCCCGCGGCTTGCAATCGGGTATCCGGTGTCGCAAACCACGAAATTCTACTTCAACTACGGCCACTTCCTCCAGCATCCGGACAGAGATCAGCTTTATCGGTTCCCGTTGTTGATTGATATTTCCGGCAACTACGCAGGCAACCCCGGTTTGAAACCACAGCGTACAGTTCAGTATGAGGCTGGTTTTGAGCAGGCTATCTTTGATGATCTCGCGATAGCTATCCGCGGTTTCTACAAAGATATCTTTGATTATGTCGCGCCGTTGAACACCGGACAAATCAACCTCAATGTCAATCTTGATTATGCCAGCGCTCGCGGCTTTGAAATCATCCTCAACAAAGCGCTTTCAGATCATTATTCCGGAAGTATCGGATACACGTTCCAGATTGCGAAGGGACGCTCGTCGAACCCGTTTGCCGCATTGAACAGCCCGCAACTGCAGGGTTTGCCGCGTGAGACACGCCTCGACTACGACCAGCAGCACACGTTGAATCTCTTTGTCGCATACCGTGTTGCTCCGGGTGAAGATTATGAAGTCTTCGGAATTCCGTTGGATAATTGGGGCGCCTCGGTCACGTTCAACTTCGGCAGTGGTTTCCCGTACACGCCCTACAACAGGGGCAGAAGCCTTGAGGATGTGTACCTGCTGAACACAGGCAACGGGCCGTTTACATCTGAGCTTAATCTCTCGCTTTACAAAGGATTCAGGGTGTTTGACAAGCTGAACCTCACGGTTTCCCTTGACGTTCTTAATCTCCTAAATCGAAAGAACGTCGATTTGAATGCCGGGGGATTCAACTCGTTGACAGGACGGCCGATTCTGTTCGGCGACTACAATCCTGAAACGGGCGTTATTTATCCGTGGGGAGGTTTCGACGGAAGCCAATCACTGGATGCGCGTGTGCCCCCGTATATTTTCAGGGCACCAAGACAAATTGCATTAGGAATGAAGATTAATTGGGACTAA
- a CDS encoding T9SS type A sorting domain-containing protein — MNTLHKTRIAAIALVAFLIVAPADMFAQPFKSIKQGYTMLLQMDNRGVFGRMAYPRGSNEPPDSLGLEYPVGRRIEHIFGAGVWIAGRVDTSAAGNSPRIKVVTTAYEGWSGPHFEMWPEPNDDFWRASRSDSVKPPGWDTYWGTDLDFRPISDNDLYSKYTDYQVRPAGHVPMGIKVVQSSYAWDDPYAEAIIINEYKIFNVDTARTIEDVYVGFLCDADVGPVNVTNYFQRNFTGYYQNARTAYIHNPSDRGSTPVGISLLYPDPDTTIIKKYTFQWFPGNNTPAPDVPKYDMMASGNIRPDEFPSLSDTRFLFAFGPFTLTPDTVLKIAVGIISGTDLRDLQKNANRAVDIYKNQGIKLPSTPPSPPLRAEVGFRRVKLDWKWRPGDFELFGRPDPETNWDTTSQVARWDTSRISPPYPPGIDPSRGGRNFEAYRLWRSEHPGVNPATGRPLVPDASFTLLKQFDAIGYTDSTRFEYETGLQYEFIDSNLVRGKVYVYSVTSKSIPNIAYQTIRIGDRDTLVTVPVEPLESGKLTNAVRVDLPFAISQDANKVSVVPNPYRTDRDYKLESGGYEGLTSSWTENERKVKFINLPEKCIIRIFSLSGDLVRTVQHDGGGGTFPRGDADVLLVSESNRALASGIYIFTVESNLGVQTGKFVIIR, encoded by the coding sequence ATGAACACCCTACATAAAACCCGTATTGCGGCAATAGCTCTGGTGGCATTTCTCATTGTTGCCCCTGCCGACATGTTTGCGCAGCCCTTCAAGAGTATAAAGCAGGGCTACACAATGCTGTTGCAAATGGATAACAGGGGCGTCTTCGGACGCATGGCGTACCCTCGCGGCAGCAATGAACCCCCCGACTCTCTCGGGCTTGAGTACCCCGTGGGACGGCGGATAGAGCATATTTTCGGCGCCGGAGTCTGGATAGCAGGCAGAGTTGATACATCGGCAGCCGGCAATAGCCCTCGAATTAAAGTTGTGACAACGGCCTACGAAGGCTGGTCCGGACCCCATTTTGAAATGTGGCCCGAGCCGAACGACGATTTCTGGCGAGCGAGCAGAAGTGATAGCGTGAAGCCGCCGGGATGGGACACGTATTGGGGCACTGATCTGGATTTTCGCCCGATTTCCGACAATGATCTATATTCTAAGTATACAGATTATCAAGTGCGTCCCGCCGGTCACGTACCGATGGGAATAAAGGTTGTCCAGAGTTCGTATGCTTGGGATGATCCGTACGCGGAAGCGATCATCATCAATGAGTATAAGATCTTCAATGTTGATACAGCGCGTACCATCGAGGATGTGTATGTTGGCTTTTTGTGCGATGCCGACGTCGGGCCGGTTAATGTAACAAACTACTTTCAGCGCAACTTCACGGGTTACTACCAGAACGCCAGAACCGCTTATATTCATAATCCATCTGATCGCGGTTCAACGCCTGTTGGGATCTCGTTGTTGTATCCCGATCCTGACACAACGATCATCAAGAAATACACATTCCAATGGTTTCCCGGGAACAACACTCCGGCGCCCGACGTTCCAAAGTACGATATGATGGCGAGTGGAAACATCAGGCCTGATGAATTTCCGTCGCTATCCGACACACGGTTCCTCTTTGCGTTCGGCCCGTTTACACTTACGCCAGACACGGTGTTGAAGATTGCGGTCGGTATTATTTCAGGGACTGACTTGCGCGATCTCCAGAAGAATGCCAATCGTGCTGTTGATATCTACAAGAATCAAGGTATCAAACTTCCCTCCACTCCACCCTCACCGCCCTTGCGTGCGGAGGTCGGCTTCCGTCGAGTAAAACTGGATTGGAAGTGGAGACCCGGTGACTTCGAACTCTTTGGCAGACCTGATCCTGAAACCAATTGGGATACAACAAGCCAGGTTGCCCGTTGGGATACATCCCGAATTTCTCCCCCCTATCCTCCGGGTATTGACCCGAGTCGAGGCGGTCGCAACTTCGAGGCATACCGCCTGTGGCGCAGTGAGCATCCCGGCGTTAATCCTGCAACGGGGAGACCCCTGGTTCCTGATGCCAGTTTTACATTGCTGAAACAGTTCGATGCAATCGGCTACACAGATTCTACCCGGTTTGAATACGAAACCGGATTGCAATACGAGTTCATCGATTCGAATCTCGTACGCGGAAAAGTCTATGTGTATTCTGTTACATCAAAGTCTATCCCGAATATCGCATATCAGACAATCAGAATCGGGGACCGCGATACGCTTGTCACCGTTCCTGTTGAGCCGCTGGAGTCTGGAAAGCTCACCAATGCCGTCCGCGTCGACCTTCCGTTCGCAATATCTCAAGATGCCAACAAGGTGTCTGTTGTTCCGAATCCCTACAGGACGGATCGGGACTACAAACTCGAAAGTGGCGGATATGAGGGATTGACGAGCAGTTGGACGGAAAATGAGAGAAAAGTCAAGTTCATCAACCTTCCGGAAAAATGCATAATCCGCATCTTTTCACTGTCGGGTGATCTGGTGCGAACCGTCCAGCACGATGGCGGCGGCGGAACATTCCCTCGCGGCGATGCGGACGTTTTGCTCGTGAGTGAAAGCAACCGTGCCCTTGCAAGCGGTATCTACATTTTCACCGTCGAGTCGAATCTCGGCGTGCAAACCGGAAAATTCGTCATTATCAGATAG
- a CDS encoding PorV/PorQ family protein yields MITRHLPIRICAVVAGVALLAMSASAGNRAGAVSGQFLKLPINARSAGMGNAQVSLAQGALSIATNPAGVLNIEGASFGSTYNQWWADITVAFFGATAKVEGWGTLGAGVTLLTTDEMNVTTPAFPEGTGQKFKASDVAYTVTYAKQISELFGLGLSAKFITSNLYNKEVSSNSVAFDIGTLYDIPVLRTRLGISVTNLGKDLRYINEQYSLPTALRFGATTALLQEEMHNVQAVFQIGRPNDSDEQYNVGLEYGFNETLYLRGGYKFNYDTEDFTGGLGVNLKSLGLNGAVDYAYSHYKFLPATHMFSIEIGF; encoded by the coding sequence ATGATAACCCGACATTTACCAATTCGCATTTGTGCAGTTGTCGCGGGAGTTGCGTTGCTCGCGATGAGTGCATCGGCAGGAAATAGAGCCGGTGCCGTTTCGGGGCAATTCCTTAAGCTTCCCATCAATGCCCGTTCGGCAGGCATGGGAAATGCCCAGGTTTCGCTTGCACAAGGAGCGCTTTCGATTGCAACTAATCCGGCCGGCGTTCTCAATATCGAAGGTGCCTCTTTCGGATCAACGTATAACCAGTGGTGGGCTGATATTACCGTTGCCTTCTTTGGGGCAACCGCCAAGGTTGAAGGCTGGGGCACGCTTGGCGCGGGAGTTACGTTGCTCACCACGGATGAAATGAACGTGACAACACCCGCGTTCCCGGAAGGAACCGGCCAGAAGTTCAAAGCCAGCGACGTTGCCTACACGGTAACGTATGCCAAGCAGATCAGCGAGTTGTTTGGCTTGGGCCTGAGTGCCAAGTTCATCACTTCCAATCTCTACAACAAGGAAGTCAGTTCAAATTCCGTCGCGTTCGACATCGGTACGCTCTATGACATTCCGGTTCTCCGGACGCGATTGGGAATTTCTGTCACAAATCTCGGGAAAGACCTGAGGTACATCAACGAACAGTACTCGCTTCCGACGGCGCTCCGCTTTGGGGCAACAACGGCTCTTCTTCAGGAAGAAATGCACAATGTGCAGGCTGTGTTCCAGATTGGCAGACCGAACGATTCCGACGAGCAGTATAATGTTGGACTTGAGTATGGCTTTAACGAGACCCTCTACTTGCGCGGTGGATACAAATTCAATTATGATACCGAAGACTTCACCGGCGGCTTAGGGGTAAATCTGAAGAGTTTGGGCTTGAACGGGGCGGTTGACTATGCATACTCACACTACAAATTCTTGCCTGCAACTCATATGTTTTCCATTGAAATAGGATTCTGA
- a CDS encoding lamin tail domain-containing protein translates to MTLRTVVPLVVIGCFGLFVTGCEVETESQPPLSYPPANHVVINEVYTLPGTNPNAHSWLELFNPTSQTFDLSTWSLNFTTVRLEVRGLKFWTVVFDTIRTPTDTTVVPRLQESARQYLIFALDSVFRPYDVPIGRVTDTVRVRIAGTSTYVDTLGYQSDDGRLEVRPNEFLTLVNNLERLRVYNSIGPGTGPQPTSSVILPFLENDFSTNMYEEARTLRDSLNPFTTIPDTLYGHAYLFLLQQTDQIILKDAAGNTVDVVRYGSYSYTGPGADPYPNNRTVGAIPEFESIARYAGAYSTKNTANDFYITHAGLRPIPHWLSQQYKR, encoded by the coding sequence ATGACCTTACGAACTGTTGTTCCACTTGTTGTGATCGGGTGTTTCGGTCTTTTCGTTACGGGATGCGAGGTGGAAACCGAATCACAACCGCCGTTGTCGTATCCGCCGGCAAATCACGTTGTTATCAATGAAGTGTACACACTCCCTGGAACGAACCCGAATGCACATTCGTGGCTTGAATTGTTCAACCCGACCTCACAGACGTTCGATCTTTCTACTTGGTCCCTCAACTTCACCACGGTCCGGCTCGAGGTTCGAGGCCTCAAGTTCTGGACAGTAGTCTTTGATACAATCAGGACTCCGACCGACACCACAGTTGTTCCCCGTCTGCAAGAAAGTGCCCGGCAATACCTGATTTTTGCGCTCGATTCGGTGTTCAGGCCGTATGACGTGCCCATTGGAAGGGTTACCGATACCGTCCGGGTCCGGATAGCCGGAACATCGACATACGTCGATACCTTGGGATATCAGTCCGATGACGGCAGACTCGAGGTGCGCCCCAATGAGTTCCTCACACTGGTCAACAATCTCGAACGACTCCGCGTGTATAACTCAATAGGACCCGGTACGGGGCCGCAACCAACGTCTTCCGTGATTCTACCTTTTCTGGAAAATGATTTTTCGACAAACATGTACGAGGAAGCCAGAACCCTCCGGGATAGTCTGAATCCATTCACGACAATTCCGGATACGCTGTATGGCCATGCGTACTTGTTTCTCCTGCAGCAAACAGACCAGATTATTCTGAAGGATGCAGCCGGGAATACGGTTGATGTTGTCCGCTACGGAAGCTACTCGTACACCGGCCCCGGTGCCGATCCCTATCCGAACAATCGTACTGTAGGCGCTATTCCAGAGTTTGAGTCTATCGCGCGCTATGCCGGTGCCTATTCGACGAAGAACACAGCGAACGATTTCTACATCACACATGCAGGGCTGCGACCCATACCTCATTGGCTAAGTCAGCAATATAAACGTTAG
- a CDS encoding threonylcarbamoyl-AMP synthase: MILKVHTTNPEPRIISKAVDVLQNGGIIIYPTDTVYGLGCSIDNKNAIEKIHLIKQQRTDKPFSFVCSDLTHISEYAHVSNTAFRIMKRLIPGPYTFILPAQRMKHLPRILVSKRKTVGIRVPASPTTLALVQTLGNPILSTSVTSREGEVMHDPDEIAAQFRNRVEMILDGGPLVSEQSTVIDLTGDEPGIVRLGSGPVDVL; this comes from the coding sequence ATGATTCTGAAAGTTCATACAACGAATCCTGAACCCCGAATCATCAGCAAGGCGGTTGATGTTCTGCAGAACGGCGGTATTATTATCTATCCGACAGACACAGTGTACGGACTCGGCTGCAGTATTGACAACAAGAATGCCATCGAGAAGATTCATCTCATCAAACAACAACGGACGGATAAGCCGTTCAGCTTTGTCTGTTCCGACCTGACACATATCAGCGAATATGCCCATGTCAGCAACACGGCGTTCAGAATCATGAAGCGGTTGATTCCGGGGCCATACACGTTCATTCTCCCGGCACAAAGGATGAAACACTTGCCGAGGATCTTGGTTTCAAAGCGAAAGACTGTTGGTATTCGCGTCCCCGCAAGTCCGACCACGCTGGCTCTGGTTCAAACACTTGGCAACCCCATCCTGAGCACAAGCGTCACCTCACGCGAAGGCGAAGTGATGCATGACCCTGACGAGATAGCAGCTCAATTCAGGAATCGCGTGGAAATGATACTCGACGGAGGGCCGCTGGTTTCGGAACAATCAACAGTTATTGACCTGACGGGAGATGAACCGGGGATTGTCCGGCTTGGCTCCGGGCCTGTTGATGTTCTCTGA
- a CDS encoding 1-acyl-sn-glycerol-3-phosphate acyltransferase produces MASRFFLRFAGVRVRSVTGLENIRQGEPYILTPNHVNFLDPFIYQGYFPYYLRGLEKKENFKIPVWGRWMRAVGQIEIDRESPKRAAESMKEVARILREERTSVMVAPEGTRTPDGRLQPFKRGPFKTSAEAGVRILPMCCKGLYNINKKGDWRVKPGFVDIVYGEPLGPPEDSHESQKAVSAELRRWMLEQLGQGEESLEGAERHGDSSTAKAS; encoded by the coding sequence ATGGCATCGAGATTTTTCCTGCGGTTTGCGGGTGTGAGGGTGCGTAGTGTTACCGGACTTGAGAACATCCGTCAAGGTGAGCCCTACATTCTCACTCCGAATCACGTCAACTTTCTCGATCCGTTTATCTATCAGGGATATTTTCCGTATTACCTCCGTGGATTGGAAAAGAAGGAGAATTTCAAGATACCTGTTTGGGGTCGATGGATGAGGGCCGTCGGGCAGATTGAAATCGACCGCGAAAGTCCGAAGCGGGCGGCTGAAAGTATGAAGGAAGTGGCTCGCATCCTGCGTGAAGAGCGCACCTCCGTAATGGTCGCGCCCGAGGGAACGAGAACACCCGACGGAAGATTGCAGCCGTTCAAACGCGGGCCGTTTAAGACGTCTGCCGAGGCTGGTGTTCGAATTCTTCCAATGTGTTGCAAGGGACTGTATAACATCAACAAAAAAGGCGATTGGCGTGTCAAGCCCGGCTTCGTTGATATCGTGTATGGTGAGCCGCTCGGACCACCGGAGGATTCCCACGAATCGCAGAAGGCTGTTAGTGCCGAATTGCGCAGATGGATGTTGGAACAGTTGGGTCAGGGAGAAGAATCGCTCGAAGGTGCAGAGCGTCACGGCGATTCTTCGACCGCAAAAGCAAGCTGA
- a CDS encoding response regulator, whose amino-acid sequence MRILLVEDNFEHLRLTKYILRHHNVPGEVYVVRDGQEAIDYLHNRNQFADTSANPRPQVVLLDLNIPCIDGKEVLKMIKTSESLKDIAVVILSSSDREEDIAFAYENGAAAYISKSAGFERLNEALSSIHTFANAERSMVF is encoded by the coding sequence ATGCGAATATTACTCGTTGAGGATAACTTCGAACATCTGCGCCTCACAAAGTACATTCTCAGACATCACAATGTTCCCGGTGAAGTGTACGTAGTACGCGACGGGCAGGAAGCAATAGATTATCTGCACAATAGAAATCAGTTTGCCGACACATCTGCAAACCCGCGGCCGCAAGTAGTACTGCTTGATTTGAATATTCCATGTATAGACGGGAAAGAGGTTCTGAAGATGATCAAGACGAGCGAATCGCTCAAGGATATTGCAGTTGTGATATTGAGTTCGTCTGATCGGGAAGAGGATATTGCGTTTGCTTATGAGAACGGCGCTGCAGCATATATTTCCAAATCAGCCGGTTTTGAGCGTTTGAATGAAGCTCTTTCCTCAATCCACACATTTGCAAACGCAGAGCGCAGCATGGTGTTCTGA
- the der gene encoding ribosome biogenesis GTPase Der: MSHWLVALVGRPNVGKSTLFNRIVGRRDAIVDDMPGVTRDRNYADAEWAGKRFSLVDTGGYVPASEDIFETAIREQAQIAIDEADVVLFVGDAQTGVLPTDAELANILRKTQKKVLLVVNKIDGEKKEAELAEFYRLGLGEPYSVSALGGRKIGDLLDVVTQDFDTNAEEKIDPRLKLAIIGKPNVGKSSFVNGLLQEDRHIVTDIPGTTRDPIDAILKYYGEEILLVDTAGLRRKSKIKESVEFYSTIRTLKSIERCDVAVVLIDATQGLEHQDLRIIETATQRNRAVVIAVNKWDLIEKDDKTARLFEKLLKEKLRIFDFIPIMFISALTKQRVYKVIELAKVVDAEQNKRIATSELNNTIGEDIKVFPPRSRSGKEIKIKYITQVKAKPPVFAFFCNEPKMIDDNYRRYLENKLRQHFAFTGVPLVLSFKQK; the protein is encoded by the coding sequence ATGTCTCATTGGTTGGTGGCCCTTGTAGGCCGTCCCAACGTGGGCAAATCCACCTTGTTTAACAGGATTGTCGGTCGCCGCGACGCCATTGTCGACGACATGCCCGGCGTAACACGCGATAGGAACTATGCAGATGCCGAATGGGCAGGGAAACGATTTTCCCTGGTCGACACAGGCGGCTATGTTCCTGCTTCGGAGGACATCTTTGAAACGGCAATCCGTGAACAGGCCCAAATAGCGATTGATGAGGCCGACGTTGTGCTGTTTGTTGGCGATGCACAGACGGGAGTTCTGCCTACGGATGCAGAACTGGCAAACATCCTTCGCAAGACGCAGAAGAAGGTTCTTCTTGTTGTTAACAAGATCGACGGGGAGAAGAAGGAGGCCGAACTCGCAGAATTCTATCGACTCGGGCTGGGAGAGCCGTATTCCGTATCGGCATTGGGCGGGCGAAAGATCGGGGATTTGCTGGATGTTGTCACTCAAGACTTTGACACCAATGCCGAAGAGAAAATTGATCCCCGCCTGAAACTTGCTATCATCGGGAAGCCGAATGTCGGCAAATCGTCGTTTGTCAACGGACTCCTGCAGGAAGATCGACACATTGTCACGGACATTCCCGGAACAACGAGGGATCCGATTGACGCCATTCTGAAATATTACGGGGAGGAGATTCTTCTCGTTGATACCGCAGGACTTCGACGTAAAAGCAAGATCAAGGAAAGCGTGGAATTCTACAGCACCATCCGGACGCTCAAGAGTATTGAGCGATGCGATGTTGCTGTTGTGTTGATTGATGCGACGCAAGGACTCGAACATCAGGATTTGCGGATCATTGAAACAGCCACTCAACGCAACCGTGCCGTCGTCATTGCTGTCAACAAATGGGATTTGATCGAGAAAGATGACAAGACAGCCCGTTTGTTCGAGAAGTTGTTGAAGGAGAAACTCCGGATTTTCGATTTCATCCCGATCATGTTCATTTCCGCGCTGACAAAGCAACGGGTCTACAAAGTGATAGAACTGGCGAAAGTTGTTGATGCCGAACAAAACAAACGTATTGCAACGAGCGAGTTGAACAACACGATTGGTGAGGATATCAAGGTGTTTCCCCCTCGCAGCAGATCAGGGAAGGAAATCAAGATAAAGTACATCACTCAAGTGAAAGCAAAGCCTCCTGTGTTTGCGTTCTTCTGCAACGAGCCCAAGATGATTGACGACAACTATCGCCGTTATCTCGAAAACAAACTGCGCCAGCATTTTGCATTTACGGGGGTTCCGTTGGTATTGTCCTTCAAGCAGAAATAG